The genomic window tatatttaaattactaattattgtgtatacctattaattaagtattttatataatatattttatttagtgaaCAAATTAAAGAAGTACCTTTTCAATTGAACGTGTTAGaatcaaaaaatcaatatctaCAATGTACTAAATTGTTGATGGATACAttacaaataagtaataatgatttgaaaaatatagacgcattaaatgaattaagaaTTGAATTGAAACACAAAAAACAagtaatacacattattaaatacaattaaaacttgTAATAGATATAACAGAGTAGTTTAaccttcataaataatttttattttcaaacatttatgatttaaggttccaatataatataaaagatttactattatatttaatagtatgcttattatactagtagcaaataaagataaaaccaCATTGAgatacctataggctataatgtatgcatttaatattttacagctttatttttataaatatttttgtttattaggcTCTGTACAATAGATTATTAGATGAATTGATGAATCATATTTATGTGATTTCACCACAATCTGCTAAATCATTTCGTCGTACTGGGTCAGATGGATACAATTCTTCATTTGGACAAAGTACAAGAAgatcatacaaatatatccCACAAATTACTACAcacaagtatttaaattcattttgacatacttttacttatttatttgtttctaaTTGATTATAgagacattttaaatgaaaataatgagaCTGATATTAATGAGCTTGATACTGAAAAATTTGTCCCTATAGCTGTTGAGTGCCTTGCCatactttttaagttaaatgatACTATTgaagtaagtattattaattttattttaaaatatttgattcatATTCATTAACCTTTGacactatgtattatattcaatttaagaaATTGAAATCTACAATGCAAACACAATTAGttgaaattgttgaaaaaactACTAAACAAATATCAACTTCAAACCAATCAAAAAATTCTGGAGAACAATTAGTAACTTTAGTAAATGGAgtcattttacaattttattcagtTGTTGATGCACATCAGCTCTTTTTGTTCAGCgtagataatattgttgatcAAAAACTACTTGCCAATGTCAACAAATATGATCTTAAATATGTCTGGGAAAACATTGAGTCTATTGTAAGTAAACTGTTTAGaaacctttatattattttcagtaagTATTTATTCAGTTTATTTTCCAGATATAAATGTGcttcacaaattatttaatattcaataaataattaataatgtataatacatacataatgttAGTTGTACttcattaagttataataaaatgtaatgcttTTAGGTGCAAATGttcttaagtaattatttggATGTAAATAGTCATTCagatttagttataaaatctacaccaatttttagtaatattgatctgaatgtttttttttcaaagaaaaaaattcaaaggtaaatatttatttatgtattacatttactacattttaaaacaaatatatgttataatatatattctatatattttagaccAAAACAATGtctttttaagttttcaaatgCTTTTGAAAGTTCTTCTGATATATTAgaagtaagtatttaatatatttttgtttactgaCACTTATGAAATTGAAGCAGTGTTGGTATAGTAAAAAAGTTATGTtactgaaaattcaaaatattaaaataaaagttaccattaaaatacattataatgataaatgtctAAATTACGCATTTGTAAACTatcagttaaattaattaatttatgtgtaatatctTATAgccacttattattatttttttaagattgcttcattttttgttttaattcattCTCTTAACCCATGTTTAcaagtttttttaacaatacattattaaaataatatttaaaactacttGAGAGATTCtgaatattactaataattattattaattattattatgttttcctttttcaaaatgaaatttataatttttatactaataagttaaacagattaaaaaataatcacatctttttatattattcagtataaaaattattaagatattatgtaaggaaatattatcaaaattatttaaatttttttttaattgtctatTTGTGAATTAACAGCTTTtacaattgtaattataatcttTGTAAGTTGCCACaccataaattatgtattaaaataaatattatattaaattcaataacaatataacatagatAAGTTTTACTTCATAAATAACTTACATTTAAAGACTTATACCATTTTGGTCTAATGTAACATAAAATCAGCAAATCTTAATGACTGTTGATAAAAGTAATCAAGTAAAATCCATATTACTTCATATCATATTAGATAAAGTTACAtactttatgataatttatttttacagatgTATTCCAAAaacttatttgtaatattttataaagtattgcCAAACAAAGATatgtcttattaaattatatttatgtattttatttttattatatatggtagtcaaaaagtaataataattatatgtattttgtagaGACCTTTTACCAGTATAACACAGACACAAACAATGATTTGCACATCAAGTTcagataatatcatttatatatatgaaccACTCACAATGTTTATACAACAAATTGAACAATCAATAAACATGTAAGGGAGCCTTAGAAATTGatgactatttaaaataacaaaaaaaattattcttatgtgtataattattcataaatctaaaacataatttttttaaggagTACATGTACTTTAAGCTTATGGCTTAATGAATACATTAGAACAGTTTTTCTTGATCGTCAACACAGTAAAGTAGCAACTACAGTCGAATCAATTACCAAGCAAGCTGATGCTTGGCATTCAATTACTACACCAGAACAAATTCAGGAGTTAATCATTTCTAGACCATTATtatcagtaaataatataattaaaagttaaaagttatttaaattaattaaaatgttaattttaaaattgttttgttttagagTACTGTAAGCATATGgaataatatttgtcaaataaaaaagttggTCATAACTATGCCAGAATATGCATCCCATTTCTTAATGATCATGGTTAGCATTAGTAGAAGCTATAAAGAAACTTGTGATAGTTTATTTACTTCCAATATTAAATCATGTGATAATACTACCAAGCTAGTTAGTTATTTGTGGATTCAGAAACATGATTTAGTTGACTACCTTAAGTAAGAAATATTGTctgttgttaatataatatttaaatcatgttAGTTACCAGGCACAGaactgaatattaattaatgaaataacaatttatagtatGATTGcacttatgtattaaaaatcgacaaaatacaaattaaaatatgtatacttattctaaaacatcaaaatgtacataaataatatttttaatgtattataatataaattatcttaaaagtttgatttttaataatttcatttaaaaggaGCAATACATttgcatgtaaaaaaaaaaaaaacaatattatttacatataagcattttcaataaacatttattagtggtcattactttaatataatttataacaaatctCCACATTTCATAATACTTAGGTTTCTTTACAAGAATGTGCTGTTGATAcacaattaagttaaaatagttaaatatattattagacattCACTAACAGCATagaaaattcatataataagaaaaattgattatatgcaatttgaataaaataatataaaaatactattttaatttaatgattagaagtcataaaataaacactgtAAAATTTAGTTACAGCTCTGcacatgaataaaatataaaatttaatataaataattttagacaaTCTCATAACTGGGTGAGAAGAGAATATGAAAACAAGTCAAAAAAAAGTTCAGTTGATGAACTAAAACGATATACCCAAGAAGCTGATAAATTGTTTGAGAACTTGGAAGgaaatgattttaaagtaACCAGTGTTTCAGATATAAATCAGCTTAGGTGTTTGGCACATCTTTTGGAAAGCATGGcaagtttatagtttttttttttttataattgacagttaaaatttatttttattttataatttataataatactttatttcatataggaatggtttggaaaaaaattaaatgagatTTCAAATCCAGaatcaaaacattatttagtcCCCAAATTGAACACTTCTAAAgcggacaataataatttaccattgTCACTAGTTGAAACTTTACACCAACTGGGTAAAGATTTCCTAGAGATTTcagataatattcttttgtACCTTTATTTAGAAGTAAGTATTGTTATACTgctttatatatcatatttaattagaattatGAACTCTATAACTTTggttgcattcaaatttattattgctatattgTTTCTATTGTtgcttaaatattgttaaaagtaatttaataattcttcataaaataatcagtttgttgtttaaaaaaagtgattaaatatttactaaatgtatttataaactatacattgCTATACTACAGGGGTGATAAACCTTTTGAACACTACGTACCAAAAATCacctttgtttttttttgagcgtgccataaaaaatattgtataatatattatgtagtaaaaatatttcaatttttttccgtATCCTCCAAATTTTTTCAAGTGCTAAGGATTTGCCATCCCTACcacagtatatactatataacaataaagtaaGGCTGTATGTAGTCCCCATAGATTCATCATCTTCCAAAATGTATGTGGACTAAATAAACTTATGAGTATGGCTcagattttatgtaatatatttttaaaatttatattacataaatctattcatctatatattttattataagttcatGTATCAACTATCAAATGGATTAAATTTCcattgtatgatatatattagcTTTGATGATTAACTTTTAGATGTAAATATCACCCCTCAAACAATAATCTTCTAATGTCAGATCTAGAGTATGTttgactaatattttaaattacttatatcaatttattgttatagaaaaaacaaatacattttcaatcaatctctaattactattattttttttattttttaattctttttaactttatattcaCTGGATAAAATACACAACTTAGGTgaataccaaaaatatataataatccttcttaaaagaacataaaaaataacttttttgctAATTTTAGAAGCATTTTTACCacttcatttttgaaaattgatcaataaaagtataaaaaaaaattccattaaatactaataaccaAACTCAGAAGTTATAATAActgacttttaaattaaattttttgtttatagtacataaattataaatttgtttgaaattttaggTACGCGCTCAAAGTATTTACTATCTATTACCTAGTTTTGAATCGGCTATTGGAAACACAACAGAACCAAAAGTGTTGGATCTTAATCAATCTGTATCATCTTTGCACGAAGCCATGTTGAATGCAATTTCAAACAGTAAatctcaatatatttttgaaggaCTTGGTGAAATAATGGCCAAGAGTTTAGTAAACTATACTCGCAATATAGAGACAGTTGATGAAATTgcaattagaaaaataatacgtgATATTACAATGCTAAAATACAACATAGCTGCAATGTTAGGGGCATCACAAGTTACTTTAGAAAAAACAGttcattattatgaattattacttTGCACTCCAAAGGTAAAcacaataaagaaataaaaatttttaattctaaaattattcttttatgtATAGGAAATACTGGaagaaatacttgaaaaagGAGCCGACTTCAGTGAAGCAGAGTATTTGAATTTGCTACAAATTGTTCatagaagtaataaaaatgtagaagAAACAACTAGTttacaaaatgatttaaaaagattatctgatattttatcacagactaaacaaacatttttaatataattattttattcagtaattataaacataaattatatttttataatgaactgcttatctatttagtatttattaaacaaaacaaatatatcactgttatgtattttaatattataaagtattatagtttataataatattattaattatttatatactaatttatatataaaaacatttttaaaactgtacatAGCATTTtcgttgatttttaattttttaatttttctataattatataagttaatgttatattttaacacaatattatattttagggatttttatttttatttctgctTATTAATTGTACTATCTGATCTAGACAATCTAAATCCTAGAATATGGATAACTGTTAGTAGTTCACCGAACAATTTCATCCTTAATTGAGCATgcattcttaataataaatttaccatgCATGCGTCGAATCACCACT from Aphis gossypii isolate Hap1 chromosome 1, ASM2018417v2, whole genome shotgun sequence includes these protein-coding regions:
- the LOC114132252 gene encoding exocyst complex component 4; protein product: MANPPSKPPRGIKTPKETSGLLMTMIRALSATESNEHREIEKTALEREYKRCDQKLEELISMEHQNLARVMHLFTSVSSEINLSRERVQAAKQKLLACKTLLRCKRDELRKFYVESIEQHHMLTQLTQIEQIKEVPFQLNVLESKNQYLQCTKLLMDTLQISNNDLKNIDALNELRIELKHKKQALYNRLLDELMNHIYVISPQSAKSFRRTGSDGYNSSFGQSTRRSYKYIPQITTHKDILNENNETDINELDTEKFVPIAVECLAILFKLNDTIEKLKSTMQTQLVEIVEKTTKQISTSNQSKNSGEQLVTLVNGVILQFYSVVDAHQLFLFSVDNIVDQKLLANVNKYDLKYVWENIESIVQMFLSNYLDVNSHSDLVIKSTPIFSNIDLNVFFSKKKIQRPKQCLFKFSNAFESSSDILERPFTSITQTQTMICTSSSDNIIYIYEPLTMFIQQIEQSINMSTCTLSLWLNEYIRTVFLDRQHSKVATTVESITKQADAWHSITTPEQIQELIISRPLLSSTVSIWNNICQIKKLVITMPEYASHFLMIMVSISRSYKETCDSLFTSNIKSCDNTTKLVSYLWIQKHDLVDYLKQSHNWVRREYENKSKKSSVDELKRYTQEADKLFENLEGNDFKVTSVSDINQLRCLAHLLESMEWFGKKLNEISNPESKHYLVPKLNTSKADNNNLPLSLVETLHQLGKDFLEISDNILLYLYLEVRAQSIYYLLPSFESAIGNTTEPKVLDLNQSVSSLHEAMLNAISNSKSQYIFEGLGEIMAKSLVNYTRNIETVDEIAIRKIIRDITMLKYNIAAMLGASQVTLEKTVHYYELLLCTPKEILEEILEKGADFSEAEYLNLLQIVHRSNKNVEETTSLQNDLKRLSDILSQTKQTFLI